A single region of the Salvia miltiorrhiza cultivar Shanhuang (shh) chromosome 8, IMPLAD_Smil_shh, whole genome shotgun sequence genome encodes:
- the LOC130997286 gene encoding putative lipase C4A8.10, translating to MENGIGGDGGICSTDTGNGGEDVYSSKESNALSADHLVILVHGILGSGADWKYAAEKFVQQLPDKVFVHRSERNAAKTLDGVDVMGDRLADEVLEVIARKPSLRKISFISHSVGGLVARYAIGKLYKPTTKENGEELLTNEESKGKIAGLEPVNFITAATPHLGSRGNKQVPFLFGVPAFEKVANCVIHLIFRRTGRHLFMNDDDEGKPPLLKRLLEDDQQGCFLSALRSFERRVAYSNVGYDNIVGWRTSSIRRNSELPKWEDSVHEKYPHVVYEERCKAYAKEMCEPTVENDGLDELEEELVNGLSRLSWEKVDVSFHNSKAKFAAHSIIQVKDQSIHSDGADVIQHMIDHFLL from the exons ATGGAAAACGGGATTGGCGGAGACGGCGGTATATGCTCGACGGACACGGGTAATGGAGGGGAGGACGTCTACAGTTCTAAAGAATCCAATGCTCTCTCCGCTGATCATCTCGTTATCTTGGTCCACGGGATTCTTGGAAG TGGAGCAGATTGGAAATATGCCGCCGAGAAATTTGTTCAGCAGCTTCCTGATAAAGTGTTCGTTCACC GTAGTGAGCGCAATGCAGCGAAGACGCTGGATGGTGTAGATGTAATGGGTGATCGACTGGCTGATGAG GTCCTTGAAGTAATTGCAAGGAagcctagtttgaggaagatTTCTTTTATTTCGCATTCTGTCGGGGGCCTTGTAGCAAGATATGCTATTGGGAAATTGTATAAACCTACAACAAAAGAAAATGGGGAAGAACTATTAACTAATGAAGAGTCAAAGGGTAAAATAGCTGGTCTTGAACCAGTTAACTTTATTACTGCTGCGACTCCTCATCTTGGTTCTAGGGGTAATAAGCAG GTGCCATTTCTCTTTGGGGTTCCTGCTTTTGAGAAAGTTGCGAACTGTGTAATTCACTTGATATTTAGAAGAACAGGCAGACATCTTTTTATGAACGACGATGATGAAGGAAAGCCACCATTGCTAAAACGCCTGTTGGAAGATGATCAACAAGGCTGTTTTTT GTCTGCTTTACGATCTTTTGAACGTAGAGTAGCATACTCAAATGTTGGCTATGACA ATATCGTGGGCTGGAGAACATCGTCGATCAGACGCAATAGTGAACTACCCAAG TGGGAAGATTCTGTTCATGAAAAATATCCCCATGTTGTGTATGAAGAGCGCTGCAAGGCATATGCCAAGGAGATGTGTGAGCCTACAGTAGAGAATGACGGTTTAGATGAGCTCGAAG AGGAATTAGTGAATGGTCTCTCTCGTCTGTCGTGGGAGAAAGTTGACGTAAGCTTCCACAATAGCAAGGCCAAATTTGCTGCTCATAGCATCATCCAG GTCAAAGACCAATCCATTCATTCAGATGGTGCAGACGTTATACAACATATGATCGATCATTTTCTTCTGTAG